A genomic segment from Bos taurus isolate L1 Dominette 01449 registration number 42190680 breed Hereford chromosome 1, ARS-UCD2.0, whole genome shotgun sequence encodes:
- the LOC104970926 gene encoding uncharacterized protein, with the protein MEKNCKKAKWLSGEALQIAVKRREAKSKGEKERYKHLDAEFQRIARRDKKAFFSDQCKEVEENNRMGKTRDLFKKIRDTKGTFHAKMGSIKDRNGMDLTEAEDIKKRWQEYTEELYKKDLHDPDNHDGVITDLEPDILECEVKWALESITMNKASGGDGIPVKLFQILKDDAVKVLHSICQQIWKTQQWPQDWKRSVFTPIPKKGNAKECSNYHTIALISHTSKVMLKILQARLQQYVNHELPDVQAGFRKGRGTRDQIANIRLIMETAREFQKNIYFCFIDYAKAFDCVDHNKLWKILKEMGNTRPPDLPLEKSVCRSGSNS; encoded by the coding sequence atggaaaagaactgcaaaaaagcaaaatggctgtctggggaggccttacaaatagctgtgaaaagaagagaagcaaaaagcaaaggagaaaaggaaagatataagcatctggatgcagagttccaaagaatagcaagaagagataagaaagccttcttcagtgatcaatgcaaagaagtagaggaaaacaacagaatgggaaagactagagatctcttcaagaaaattagagataccaagggaacatttcatgcaaagatgggctcaataaaggatagaaatggtatggacctaacagaagcagaagatattaagaagaggtggcaagaatacacagaagaactgtacaaaaaagatcttcatgacccagataatcacgatggtgtgatcactgacctagagccagatatcctggaatgtgaagtcaagtgggccttagaaagcatcactatgaacaaagctagtggaggtgatggcattccagttaagctatttcaaatcctgaaagatgatgctgtgaaagtgctgcactcaatatgccagcaaatttggaaaactcagcagtggccacaggactggaaaaggtcagttttcactccaatcccaaagaaaggcaatgccaaagaatgctcaaactaccacacaattgcactcatctcacacactagtaaagtaatgctcaaaattctccaagccaggcttcagcaatacgtgaaccatgaacttcctgatgttcaagctggttttagaaaaggcagaggaaccagagatcaaattgccaacatccgcttgatcatggaaacagcaagagagttccagaaaaacatctatttctgctttattgactatgccaaagcctttgactgtgtggatcacaataaactgtggaaaattctgaaagagatgggaaataccagaccacctgacctgcctcttgagaaatctgtatgcaggtcaggaagcaacagttag